The Rhizobium leguminosarum genome includes a region encoding these proteins:
- a CDS encoding CreA family protein, which yields MSRLRTFLLAAFSLAALSAGAASAEVVGKVGVDWIGNDIIVDAVSDPDVKGVTCHVTYFDRSLIDRFKNGNWFEDPSNNSIACRQTGPIEIGNIDLSKDGSEVFRQGMSLIWKTLVVNRIYDRTNDTLIYLAHSRELTDGSAKMSISTIPLYGQSVVWKNGKP from the coding sequence ATGTCCAGACTGCGCACTTTTCTCCTCGCCGCCTTTTCTTTGGCCGCCCTTTCCGCAGGTGCCGCGTCGGCCGAAGTCGTCGGCAAGGTCGGGGTCGACTGGATCGGCAACGATATCATCGTCGATGCGGTCTCCGACCCTGACGTCAAGGGCGTTACCTGCCACGTCACCTATTTCGACCGCAGCCTGATCGACCGGTTCAAGAACGGCAACTGGTTCGAGGATCCATCCAACAATTCCATTGCCTGCCGGCAGACGGGGCCGATCGAGATCGGCAATATCGACCTGTCCAAGGATGGCAGCGAGGTGTTCCGGCAAGGCATGTCGCTGATCTGGAAGACGTTGGTCGTCAACCGTATCTACGACAGGACCAACGACACGCTGATCTATCTCGCCCATTCGCGCGAACTGACCGACGGTTCGGCGAAGATGTCGATCTCGACCATTCCGCTCTATGGGCAGAGCGTTGTCTGGAAGAATGGGAAGCCATGA
- a CDS encoding 3'-5' exonuclease, with amino-acid sequence MKTIAIDFETANEQRGSACSVGLAWIEDGRVTRVEERLIRPRDMRFSGMNIAIHGIRPEHVEDAPEFPEVMDEFEEDFRGATMIAHNAAFDFSVWRASLDLYRQSYPELTYLCSLKMAQRIWPHFLSHRLNLIAEHLGLRFVHHNAAEDAAVCAAAAIEMARAVQAHAVHAIPALIGMKPGRLTARAYEPCTCRKG; translated from the coding sequence TTGAAAACCATCGCGATTGACTTCGAGACGGCGAACGAACAGCGCGGCAGCGCCTGTTCCGTCGGGCTTGCCTGGATCGAGGACGGCAGGGTGACGCGCGTCGAGGAGCGGCTGATCCGGCCGCGGGACATGCGCTTTTCCGGGATGAATATTGCCATCCACGGCATCCGGCCGGAGCATGTCGAGGACGCTCCCGAGTTTCCCGAGGTAATGGACGAGTTCGAGGAGGATTTTCGCGGCGCGACGATGATCGCCCATAATGCCGCCTTCGATTTCAGCGTCTGGCGGGCGAGCCTCGATCTCTACCGGCAATCCTATCCGGAGCTTACCTATCTCTGCAGCCTGAAGATGGCGCAGCGGATCTGGCCGCATTTCCTCTCGCACCGGCTGAACCTGATCGCCGAGCATCTCGGCCTGCGTTTCGTGCACCACAACGCCGCCGAAGATGCCGCCGTCTGCGCAGCGGCCGCAATTGAGATGGCAAGGGCGGTCCAGGCCCATGCCGTCCACGCTATACCGGCGTTGATCGGCATGAAGCCAGGTCGGCTGACGGCGCGGGCCTACGAGCCCTGCACCTGCCGAAAGGGCTGA
- a CDS encoding GNAT family N-acetyltransferase, with protein MSENEENEPRGRARLPDGVLVRAVRLSDAEEITDLINLPGYRAGTLRPPYQRVEEVRKYMENPSPGALNLVVTLDGRIVGNGGLNRLSGRRQHVASIGMGVHDDFTGRGFGRILLGAMVDAADDWLDIKRLELTVYTDNDVAIGLYRKFGFGQEGLLKAFGFRSGEYVDAYTMARLRL; from the coding sequence ATGTCTGAAAACGAAGAGAATGAACCTCGTGGCCGAGCGCGCCTGCCGGATGGCGTCCTCGTGCGCGCCGTTCGCCTGTCCGATGCGGAGGAGATCACCGATCTCATAAATCTGCCCGGCTACCGGGCCGGCACCTTGCGGCCGCCCTACCAGCGGGTCGAGGAGGTTCGCAAGTACATGGAGAATCCGTCGCCAGGCGCGCTCAACCTCGTCGTCACCCTGGATGGCAGGATCGTCGGCAATGGCGGCCTTAACCGCCTCTCCGGCCGTAGGCAGCACGTCGCCAGCATCGGCATGGGCGTGCATGACGATTTCACCGGCCGCGGCTTCGGACGGATCCTGCTCGGGGCGATGGTCGATGCTGCCGACGACTGGCTCGATATCAAACGGCTGGAACTGACTGTCTACACCGATAACGATGTCGCCATCGGCCTCTACCGGAAATTCGGCTTCGGGCAGGAAGGCCTGCTGAAGGCCTTCGGCTTTCGATCAGGGGAATATGTCGACGCCTATACGATGGCGCGGCTCAGGTTATGA
- a CDS encoding helix-turn-helix domain-containing protein — protein sequence MNNIRPIKTAADLEWAIGEITPYFDNPPEQGTAEADRFDVLADLIEAYENRHFTAEELTPIDFLSGFMEMTGRKQSDLAEVLGSRSRASEILNRKRALTVEMIFKLQEAWGVPPECLVRPYTLAVA from the coding sequence ATGAACAATATAAGACCGATCAAGACGGCCGCGGACCTTGAATGGGCCATCGGCGAGATCACGCCTTATTTCGACAATCCGCCGGAGCAAGGAACGGCGGAGGCCGATCGTTTCGATGTGCTTGCGGATTTGATCGAGGCCTATGAGAACCGGCATTTTACGGCGGAGGAACTGACGCCGATCGATTTTCTCAGTGGTTTCATGGAGATGACAGGCCGCAAACAGAGCGACCTTGCCGAAGTGCTAGGCTCTCGTTCGCGCGCTTCGGAAATTCTCAATCGCAAACGTGCGCTGACCGTTGAAATGATCTTCAAGCTGCAGGAAGCCTGGGGTGTTCCGCCAGAGTGCCTTGTGAGACCCTATACGCTCGCCGTCGCCTGA
- a CDS encoding type II toxin-antitoxin system HigB family toxin, which yields MQIIAKSTLRAFWERHPQARTSLSVWYSTVSRAEWTGPSDIKTMFGANVDFVGDNRIIFDIGGNKYRLIVHVAYRYRRVLIKFVGTHAEYDRIDPETVG from the coding sequence ATGCAGATCATTGCGAAATCGACGCTTCGAGCATTCTGGGAGCGCCACCCACAGGCAAGGACCTCGCTTAGCGTCTGGTATTCGACCGTCAGCAGGGCGGAATGGACCGGTCCGTCGGATATCAAGACGATGTTCGGAGCAAATGTGGATTTCGTAGGCGACAACAGGATTATTTTCGATATCGGCGGCAACAAATACCGGCTGATCGTGCATGTCGCCTATCGATACCGGCGGGTCCTCATCAAGTTTGTCGGTACACATGCGGAATATGACAGGATCGATCCGGAGACAGTGGGATGA
- the ligA gene encoding NAD-dependent DNA ligase LigA, whose amino-acid sequence MSTEGFTVDTLTIEEAAVELERLAKEIAHHDALYHGKDRPEISDADYDALKRRNDALEVRFPELIREDSPSRHVGAVPSVTFSPVVHARPMLSLDNTFSQEDVQDFVAGVYRFLGRLPDQSIAFTAEPKIDGLSMSIRYENGRLVTAATRGDGTTGENVTANIRTIAEIPNELPKGVPAVVEIRGEVYMAKSDFLALNRQMEAEGKQTYVNPRNTAAGSLRQLDAKVTASRKLKFFAYAWGEMSDMPADTQFAMVQTFKDWGFPVNPLMKRLNSVADILSHYDEIGIERPDLDYDIDGVVYKVDSLELQARLGFRSRSPRWATAHKFPAEQAFTIVENIDIQVGRTGALTPVARLTPITVGGVVVTNATLHNADYISGIGNSGERIRDDEHDIRIGDTVIVQRAGDVIPQVLDVVMEKRPAEARPYEFPKTCPVCGSHAVRERHEKTGKLDSVTRCTGGFICRAQATEHLKHFVSRNAFDIEGLGSKQIDFFFENEDASLQIRTAPDIFTLEKRQQQSLTKLENIDGFGKVSVSKLYAAITERRSIALHRFIYALGIRHVGETTAKLLARSYGTYAAFETAMREAEALSGDAWNDLNAIEGIGEVVARAIVEFYKEPRNVEVITRLLEDVTPEEAEQPKTAGSPVAGKTVVFTGSLEKFTRDEAKARAESLGAKVAGSVSKKTDIVVAGPGAGSKLDKARELGVQTMDEDEWLALISG is encoded by the coding sequence ATGTCCACCGAAGGTTTCACCGTCGACACGTTGACGATCGAAGAGGCTGCCGTCGAGCTTGAACGGCTGGCAAAGGAGATCGCGCATCACGATGCGCTCTATCACGGTAAGGACCGGCCGGAGATTTCGGATGCCGATTACGACGCGCTGAAGCGCCGCAACGATGCGCTGGAAGTGCGGTTTCCCGAGCTGATCCGTGAGGACAGCCCCTCGAGGCATGTCGGTGCAGTGCCCTCCGTCACTTTTTCGCCCGTCGTTCATGCGCGGCCGATGCTGTCGCTCGACAACACTTTCTCGCAGGAGGACGTGCAGGATTTCGTCGCCGGCGTCTATCGTTTCCTCGGCCGTCTGCCGGACCAGTCGATCGCCTTTACTGCGGAACCGAAGATCGACGGCCTGTCGATGTCGATCCGTTACGAGAACGGCAGGCTGGTGACGGCAGCGACGCGCGGCGACGGCACGACGGGCGAGAATGTCACCGCCAACATCCGCACCATCGCCGAGATCCCCAACGAGCTGCCGAAGGGTGTTCCCGCGGTCGTGGAGATCCGCGGCGAGGTCTACATGGCCAAGAGCGACTTCCTGGCATTGAACCGGCAGATGGAGGCGGAGGGCAAGCAGACCTATGTCAATCCGCGCAATACCGCCGCCGGGTCGCTGCGCCAGCTCGACGCCAAAGTGACGGCGAGCCGCAAGCTGAAATTCTTCGCTTATGCCTGGGGCGAGATGTCGGATATGCCCGCCGATACGCAATTTGCGATGGTGCAGACTTTCAAGGACTGGGGTTTTCCCGTCAATCCGCTGATGAAGCGATTGAACTCGGTCGCCGACATCCTGTCGCATTATGACGAGATCGGCATCGAGCGCCCGGATCTCGACTACGACATCGACGGTGTCGTCTATAAGGTCGACAGCCTCGAGCTGCAGGCCCGCCTCGGCTTCCGCTCGCGCTCGCCGCGCTGGGCGACGGCGCACAAGTTTCCTGCCGAGCAGGCTTTCACGATCGTCGAGAATATCGACATTCAGGTCGGCCGCACCGGCGCCCTGACACCCGTCGCGCGATTGACGCCGATCACCGTCGGCGGCGTGGTCGTCACCAATGCGACGCTGCACAACGCGGATTACATCAGTGGCATCGGCAATAGCGGCGAGCGCATCCGCGACGACGAGCACGATATCCGCATCGGCGATACCGTCATCGTGCAGCGCGCAGGTGATGTGATCCCGCAGGTGCTCGACGTCGTCATGGAGAAGCGGCCGGCCGAGGCCAGGCCCTATGAATTTCCGAAGACCTGCCCGGTCTGCGGTTCGCATGCCGTGCGTGAAAGACATGAGAAGACCGGCAAGCTCGATTCGGTCACCCGCTGCACCGGCGGCTTCATCTGCAGGGCGCAGGCGACGGAGCATCTGAAGCATTTCGTTTCGCGCAACGCTTTCGATATCGAAGGGCTCGGTTCGAAGCAGATCGATTTCTTCTTCGAAAACGAGGACGCGTCGCTGCAGATCCGCACCGCGCCGGATATCTTCACGCTGGAGAAGCGTCAGCAGCAATCGCTGACCAAGCTGGAGAATATCGACGGCTTCGGCAAGGTCAGCGTCAGCAAGCTCTATGCGGCGATCACCGAACGGCGCAGCATTGCGCTCCACCGCTTCATCTACGCGCTCGGCATCCGTCATGTCGGCGAGACCACGGCGAAGCTCTTGGCGCGCTCCTACGGCACCTACGCGGCCTTTGAAACCGCAATGCGCGAGGCCGAGGCGCTTTCCGGCGACGCCTGGAATGATCTCAACGCCATCGAGGGCATCGGCGAGGTCGTGGCGCGGGCTATCGTCGAATTCTACAAGGAGCCGCGCAATGTCGAGGTGATCACCCGGCTGCTTGAGGACGTGACGCCCGAGGAGGCCGAACAACCGAAGACGGCAGGCAGCCCGGTCGCCGGCAAGACTGTGGTTTTCACCGGCTCGCTGGAAAAGTTTACCCGCGACGAGGCAAAGGCGAGGGCGGAAAGCCTCGGCGCCAAGGTGGCGGGATCGGTCTCGAAGAAGACCGACATCGTCGTCGCTGGCCCCGGCGCCGGCTCCAAGCTCGACAAGGCGCGCGAACTCGGTGTGCAGACGATGGACGAGGACGAATGGCTGGCACTGATCAGCGGGTGA
- a CDS encoding DUF6886 family protein — protein MRLFHFSDDTDIAVFEPRPVRVPSVRPAGWEWLNGPLVWAIDADHDFMYLFPRDCPRILLWATADTPEAERRRWLGDWRAVACVERHWLERLEAETIHRYEMPAESFEDLDDAGMWVARRRVIPLERTAISRLDQEFAPRRVELRVVDSLRPLKNLWNTNLHVSGIRLRNARDWE, from the coding sequence ATGCGACTTTTCCATTTCAGTGATGATACAGACATCGCAGTATTCGAACCCCGCCCGGTCCGCGTGCCCTCGGTGCGCCCGGCTGGCTGGGAATGGCTGAACGGTCCGCTCGTCTGGGCGATCGATGCCGATCATGATTTCATGTATCTCTTTCCGCGCGATTGCCCCCGCATCCTGCTCTGGGCGACAGCCGATACGCCCGAGGCCGAACGGCGGCGCTGGCTCGGCGACTGGCGGGCCGTCGCCTGCGTCGAGCGCCATTGGCTGGAAAGGCTCGAAGCGGAGACGATCCACCGTTACGAGATGCCGGCCGAGAGCTTCGAGGATCTGGATGATGCTGGCATGTGGGTGGCCCGCAGACGCGTCATTCCCCTGGAGAGGACCGCCATCTCGCGGCTCGACCAGGAGTTTGCGCCGCGTAGGGTGGAGCTTCGGGTGGTCGATAGCCTGCGGCCGTTGAAGAACCTCTGGAACACCAACCTGCATGTCAGCGGCATCCGGCTGCGCAATGCCAGGGATTGGGAATAG
- the recN gene encoding DNA repair protein RecN, whose translation MLIQLSIRDIVLIERLDLAFETGLSVLTGETGAGKSILLDSLSLALGGRGDGDLVRHGEDKGQVTAVFDVGMEHGARTLLRENGIDDEGDLIFRRQQSADGRTKAYVNDQPVSVQLMRQAGQMLVEIHGQHDDRALVDTNAHRTLLDAFAGLTDEVSEVSRLYRLWRDSERMLKKHREKVESAAREADYLRSSVEELEKLSPQDGEEEELADRRQKMMKAERIAGDIAEASEFLNGNASPVPHIASLVRRLERKSHEAPGLLEDTVTLLDAALDQLSNAQMEVEAALRKTEYDPRELERAEERLFALRAASRKYSVPVTELPALAVRMIADLADLDAGEERLARLDAEVGLARENYDAAARSLSDKRHHAGTALAGAVMAELPALKLERARFMVEITTDAGEALAEGIDVVEFHVQTNPGTRPGSIMKVASGGELSRFLLALKVALADRGSAPTLVFDEIDTGVGGAVADAIGQRLKRLSERVQVLSVTHAPQVAARAATHLLISKGPSADGSEKIATRVATMAQKDRTEEIARMLAGASVTEEARAAAKRLLAGNG comes from the coding sequence ATGCTGATCCAGCTTTCGATCCGCGATATCGTCCTGATCGAGCGGCTGGATCTTGCCTTCGAGACCGGCCTCTCCGTGCTGACGGGCGAGACCGGGGCGGGCAAATCCATTCTGCTCGACAGCCTGTCGCTGGCGCTCGGTGGGCGCGGCGACGGCGACCTGGTGCGTCATGGCGAGGACAAGGGCCAGGTGACGGCGGTGTTCGACGTCGGCATGGAACATGGCGCCCGCACCCTCCTGCGTGAAAACGGCATCGACGACGAGGGCGACCTGATCTTCCGCCGCCAGCAATCGGCGGATGGGCGCACCAAGGCCTATGTCAACGACCAGCCGGTCAGCGTGCAGCTGATGCGCCAGGCCGGTCAGATGCTGGTCGAAATCCACGGACAGCACGACGATCGCGCCCTTGTCGACACCAATGCCCACCGCACGCTGCTCGATGCCTTCGCCGGCCTCACCGACGAGGTTTCGGAGGTCTCCCGGCTCTATCGCCTGTGGCGCGACAGCGAGCGGATGCTGAAGAAGCACCGCGAGAAGGTGGAAAGTGCGGCGCGCGAAGCCGATTACCTGCGCTCTTCCGTCGAGGAGCTCGAGAAGCTCTCGCCGCAGGATGGCGAGGAGGAAGAGCTCGCCGATCGCCGGCAGAAGATGATGAAAGCCGAGCGAATCGCCGGCGATATCGCCGAGGCGTCCGAATTCCTGAACGGCAATGCCTCGCCGGTGCCCCATATCGCATCGCTGGTGCGCCGGCTGGAGCGCAAGAGCCATGAGGCGCCGGGATTGCTCGAAGACACCGTGACGCTGCTCGATGCCGCGCTGGACCAGCTTTCCAACGCGCAGATGGAAGTCGAGGCGGCACTGCGCAAGACCGAATACGATCCAAGGGAGCTGGAGCGGGCGGAAGAGCGGCTTTTTGCGCTCAGGGCCGCCTCGCGCAAATATTCCGTGCCCGTCACCGAGCTGCCGGCGCTTGCCGTCCGTATGATCGCCGATCTCGCCGATCTCGACGCGGGCGAGGAGCGGCTTGCGCGGCTTGATGCCGAGGTCGGCCTGGCGCGGGAAAATTACGATGCGGCGGCGCGCTCGCTGTCAGACAAGCGCCATCATGCCGGAACCGCACTGGCTGGGGCCGTCATGGCCGAGCTGCCGGCGCTGAAACTCGAGCGCGCCCGTTTCATGGTCGAGATCACCACGGATGCGGGGGAGGCGCTCGCCGAAGGCATCGACGTCGTCGAGTTCCATGTCCAGACCAATCCCGGCACGCGACCGGGCTCGATCATGAAGGTCGCCTCGGGCGGCGAGCTGTCGCGTTTCCTGCTGGCGCTGAAAGTGGCGCTCGCCGATCGAGGGTCGGCCCCGACGCTCGTCTTCGACGAAATCGATACCGGCGTCGGCGGCGCGGTGGCCGATGCGATCGGCCAGCGGCTGAAGCGGCTGTCGGAGCGGGTGCAGGTGCTGTCGGTCACGCATGCGCCGCAGGTCGCGGCGCGGGCGGCGACGCATCTCTTGATTTCCAAGGGACCGTCGGCCGACGGTTCGGAAAAGATCGCCACGCGCGTCGCGACGATGGCGCAGAAGGACCGCACCGAGGAGATCGCCCGTATGCTGGCCGGGGCTTCGGTCACAGAAGAGGCGAGGGCGGCGGCAAAGCGGCTGCTGGCCGGCAACGGCTGA
- a CDS encoding outer membrane protein assembly factor BamD gives MGYAGSEGMMKTARALFASLLVLSAGALISGCQSDPDIDITKLGLETDPPDVLYTQGLANMKAGNMAEAARKFDAIDRENPFSEWARKALVMSTFVKYRQGRLDDALASGNRYMSQYPKSQDAAYVQYLIGLTYSKQIVDVTQDQRASAKTIEAMQAVIDNYPNSEYVDDAQAKIRFARDQLAGKEMQIGRYYMERKEYLAAISRFRIVVEKYPNTNQIEEALARLVEAYYAMGIVDEAQTAAAVLGHNYPDSQWYADSYKLLQSGGAEPRENKGSWIAAAGKKLLLGS, from the coding sequence ATGGGTTATGCAGGATCTGAAGGTATGATGAAGACAGCGCGCGCTTTGTTCGCATCGCTTCTGGTGCTCAGCGCAGGCGCCTTGATCTCCGGTTGCCAGTCGGACCCCGATATCGACATCACCAAGCTCGGCCTCGAAACCGATCCGCCCGACGTGCTTTACACCCAGGGCCTTGCCAATATGAAGGCCGGCAACATGGCGGAAGCGGCGCGCAAGTTTGACGCGATCGACCGCGAGAACCCGTTCTCCGAATGGGCACGCAAGGCGCTTGTGATGAGCACCTTCGTCAAATACCGCCAAGGCCGCCTGGACGATGCGCTTGCTTCCGGCAACCGCTACATGTCGCAATATCCGAAGTCCCAGGATGCCGCCTATGTGCAGTATCTCATCGGTCTCACCTATTCCAAGCAGATCGTCGACGTGACGCAGGACCAGCGCGCCTCGGCCAAGACGATCGAGGCGATGCAGGCTGTCATCGACAACTATCCGAACTCCGAATATGTCGATGACGCGCAGGCGAAGATCCGCTTCGCGCGCGACCAGCTCGCCGGCAAGGAAATGCAGATCGGCCGCTACTACATGGAGCGGAAGGAATATCTCGCCGCGATCTCGCGCTTCCGCATCGTCGTCGAGAAATATCCGAACACGAACCAGATCGAAGAGGCCTTAGCGCGTCTCGTCGAAGCTTATTACGCGATGGGCATCGTCGACGAGGCGCAGACAGCCGCTGCCGTGCTCGGTCACAATTATCCCGACAGCCAGTGGTATGCTGATTCCTACAAGCTGCTGCAGAGCGGCGGTGCCGAGCCGCGTGAAAACAAGGGCTCGTGGATCGCCGCAGCGGGCAAGAAACTTCTTCTCGGTTCCTGA
- the lpxC gene encoding UDP-3-O-acyl-N-acetylglucosamine deacetylase, whose amino-acid sequence MAIGLLGFQTTVSRPVTLSGIGVHSGADVSITLNPAESGTGIVFHRLHDNGDITELKAVSSQVGNTDLCTVLGFSPAHSVATIEHVMAAVYALGLDNVVIEVQGSEMPIMDGSSLPFVEAIEQVGLVSLGVKRRYIRITKPVRIEHGGSWSEFRPYDGTRFEVEIDFDCPLIGRQKWAGDMTAAVFKAELSRARTFGFMRDVERLWASGHALGSSLENSVVISDDNTVINVEGLRYAKDEFVRHKTLDAVGDLSLAGAQFIGCYRSYRGGHKMNANALKALLADPSAYEVVETSTPRQRVAARELIAVSASEFAPWSA is encoded by the coding sequence ATGGCAATTGGCTTGCTGGGTTTTCAAACGACGGTATCGCGTCCCGTAACGCTTTCGGGCATCGGGGTCCATTCGGGCGCCGACGTTTCGATCACCCTGAACCCGGCCGAATCGGGCACCGGCATCGTATTCCACCGCCTGCATGACAATGGCGACATTACCGAACTCAAGGCCGTTTCCTCGCAGGTCGGCAATACCGACCTCTGCACAGTGCTCGGCTTCTCGCCTGCCCATTCGGTCGCGACGATCGAGCACGTCATGGCCGCCGTCTATGCACTCGGTCTCGACAATGTGGTGATCGAGGTGCAGGGCTCCGAAATGCCGATCATGGACGGCAGCTCGCTGCCCTTCGTCGAGGCGATCGAGCAGGTCGGTCTCGTCTCGCTCGGCGTCAAGCGCCGCTATATCCGTATCACCAAGCCGGTGCGAATCGAGCATGGCGGCTCCTGGAGCGAATTCCGCCCCTATGACGGCACGCGCTTCGAAGTCGAGATCGATTTCGACTGCCCGCTGATCGGCCGGCAGAAGTGGGCCGGCGACATGACCGCCGCCGTCTTCAAGGCCGAGCTTTCCCGCGCGCGCACCTTCGGCTTCATGCGCGATGTCGAGCGTCTCTGGGCGTCGGGCCACGCGCTCGGCTCCTCACTCGAAAATTCCGTCGTCATCTCGGACGACAACACCGTCATCAACGTCGAAGGACTGCGTTACGCCAAGGACGAATTCGTCCGCCACAAGACGCTCGATGCCGTCGGCGATCTCTCGCTTGCCGGCGCCCAGTTCATCGGCTGCTACCGCTCCTATCGCGGCGGTCACAAGATGAATGCCAACGCGCTGAAGGCGCTGCTCGCCGATCCCTCCGCCTACGAGGTTGTGGAGACGTCGACGCCGCGCCAGCGCGTCGCTGCCCGCGAACTGATCGCCGTCAGTGCTTCGGAATTCGCTCCCTGGTCGGCATGA
- the ftsZ gene encoding cell division protein FtsZ, with the protein MTIKLQKPDITELKPRITVFGVGGGGGNAVNNMITAGLQGVDFVVANTDAQALTMTKAERIIQLGVNVTEGLGAGSQPEVGRAAAEECIDEIVDHLNGTHMCFVTAGMGGGTGTGAAPVVAQAARNKGILTVGVVTKPFHFEGGRRMRLAEMGIQELQKSVDTLIVIPNQNLFRIANDKTTFADAFAMADQVLYSGVACITDLMVKEGLINLDFADVRSVMREMGRAMMGTGEASGSGRALQAAEAAIANPLLDETSMKGAQGLLISITGGRDLTLFEVDEAATRIREEVDPDANIILGATFDESLEGIIRVSVVATGIDRAMNEAAERNFQPATRPAIRSSAAVAPAAAAVQPAPVMQAPKAMDPIAQTIREAEMERELEIPAPRAAAPLQQPAAQQETFRPQSKIFAPAPEAPAMRPAPVQQQAPAPAISQPVISQPVQQQPVRQEPIIRQAPEPMRMPKVEDFPPVVQAELDHRAQPASAHAAEERGPMGLLKRITNSLGRRDDDAVAADMTAAPPAASQQRRPLSPEASLYAPRRGNLDDQGRAVPQARMMQEDDQLEIPAFLRRQSN; encoded by the coding sequence GGCGCTGACGATGACGAAGGCCGAGCGCATCATTCAGCTCGGCGTCAACGTCACCGAAGGCCTCGGTGCCGGCTCGCAGCCGGAAGTCGGCCGCGCGGCCGCCGAGGAGTGCATCGACGAGATCGTCGATCACCTGAACGGCACGCATATGTGCTTCGTCACCGCCGGCATGGGCGGCGGCACCGGCACAGGTGCTGCCCCGGTTGTCGCACAGGCGGCCCGCAACAAGGGCATCCTGACGGTCGGCGTCGTCACCAAGCCGTTCCATTTCGAAGGCGGGCGCCGCATGCGCCTGGCCGAGATGGGCATCCAGGAACTGCAGAAGTCTGTCGATACGCTGATCGTCATTCCGAATCAGAACCTCTTCCGCATTGCCAACGACAAGACGACCTTCGCCGATGCCTTCGCCATGGCTGACCAGGTTCTCTATTCGGGCGTTGCCTGCATTACCGATCTGATGGTCAAGGAAGGTCTCATCAACCTCGACTTCGCCGACGTCCGCTCGGTGATGCGCGAGATGGGCCGGGCGATGATGGGTACCGGCGAAGCTTCCGGCTCCGGCCGCGCACTGCAGGCCGCGGAGGCTGCGATCGCCAACCCGCTGCTCGACGAAACCTCGATGAAGGGCGCCCAGGGCCTGCTGATCTCCATCACCGGCGGCCGCGACCTCACGCTCTTCGAAGTCGACGAAGCCGCGACCCGCATCCGCGAGGAAGTCGATCCGGACGCCAACATCATCCTCGGCGCCACCTTCGACGAATCGCTCGAAGGCATCATCCGCGTCTCGGTCGTCGCAACCGGCATCGACAGGGCGATGAACGAAGCCGCCGAGCGGAACTTCCAGCCGGCCACAAGGCCTGCTATCCGTTCCTCCGCGGCTGTTGCTCCGGCAGCGGCCGCAGTTCAGCCTGCCCCCGTGATGCAGGCACCGAAGGCCATGGACCCGATCGCGCAAACCATCCGCGAAGCCGAGATGGAACGCGAGCTCGAAATTCCGGCCCCGCGTGCTGCCGCACCGCTGCAGCAGCCGGCGGCACAGCAGGAAACCTTCCGTCCGCAGAGCAAGATCTTCGCGCCTGCACCGGAAGCTCCGGCAATGCGTCCTGCACCGGTTCAGCAGCAGGCTCCGGCGCCCGCCATCAGCCAGCCGGTCATCAGCCAGCCGGTGCAACAGCAGCCCGTCCGGCAGGAGCCGATCATCCGTCAGGCGCCCGAACCGATGCGCATGCCGAAGGTCGAGGATTTCCCGCCCGTCGTTCAGGCCGAACTCGATCACCGTGCGCAGCCGGCTTCCGCGCATGCGGCGGAAGAGCGCGGTCCGATGGGTCTGCTCAAGCGAATCACCAATTCGCTTGGCCGCCGTGACGACGACGCCGTTGCCGCCGATATGACCGCAGCACCGCCGGCCGCTTCGCAGCAGCGCCGTCCGCTGTCGCCGGAGGCAAGCCTCTACGCACCGCGCCGCGGCAACCTCGACGACCAGGGCCGCGCAGTTCCGCAGGCCCGGATGATGCAGGAAGACGACCAGCTGGAAATCCCGGCATTCCTGCGTCGCCAGTCGAATTGA